GGGCAGGCCGTTTATCAATTCGGGCGTTTTTAAGTATACTCGCAATCCATCATATTTTGGAACCATGATTACTTTGTTTGGCGTCTCATTTATTATGAATTCAATCAGTATGCTTCTGATTGCTGTCGCGGTGCTTCTGATCTTCACGATCTCGGTGCAGATCACAGACCAAATCATGCTGCGGATTTACGGTGAAGATTTTGTTCGCTACAAGGAATCCACACCTCGCTTTATTCCGGCCGTCAACATGCTGTTTCGTAATATTTTCGGGCTGGATTGATTACCCAGCCCGAATTCGCTTCTATTGTGGTTGTTAGTCTCTTGATAACGGATTGTCTACGATCGGGGGCTTGCGGCTGGTGGCTGACATCCTTGTCAGTTCCATCTCTTCCACCAGAATAGAAGGCAGGACAACCGAAGCGGTATTTGTAAACGCACCGTCGAACATGCTGTGATAAACATTGTAATCATCACCCACCGCCAGGATGTCCTTGAGTGTACGCACCGAGAGATTTGCGTAATCCATGCCTCGCACCGGCGTCAGGGAACCGTCTTTGACAGATATCTTGTAAGCTTTCAGGACACGTGGAAGTTCATTATCCTGGCCTCTGCGAGCGAACCTCATGCGACCGTCCGTGTCGGGACGACCCGAGAAATTCATCTGTTCCACAATCAGGCCATACTCGATATCCATCGCCCGGCAAAGTTCCAGCATCTGTTGCTTGAGCTCCTCGAATGAGAAAGTCTCCTCGCTTTCGATGATGACATTGCCCGGTTTGCCGACGACCTCGACTGCGCCCCAGCCACCCTGTATCAGGCGGCCGTGACCGTTGGATTCAGTGATCTTTTTGGTAGGCGTGCGGCTCATATAGTAATTTCGTAACCTGCCGTTTTTAACCAGTTGCACTTTTTCGGCCTTGACACCATCGTCATCATAAAGGTAATCACCGGCCAGCTTGAGGCCTTTGTATTCGGTAATAGTGGGATCATCGTAGATGCTGATAAAATCGGGCACGACCCGGAAACCGATCTTTCGAGCCAGTTTTGGATCGTGGAGATAGTCTTTCATGCCCTCGTTCGAGGTCAGCGGTCTACGAGGATTGGAAATATTGTCGAGAAACATCTTGACCAGGAATTGGTTCGCACCGTTGGAATGAAAGATGACCGGTCCGATATAGTCCTCGAGCGGTTCGGTCTCGACCAAAATCGCGGTTTCATCGGCAAACGACTTGATCCAGTTTCGAAGTTCCCCGACTGATGGAAGCTCTTCGATATCTTCAAAAATGATGCGGTCGTAGTTGTACACGGGCAAACCGTTGTCATCGAGACCGCGGGCTTCAATAAAGATGTAATGGATGTGACGGCCTTTGCGTATCTGTGTACCTTCGCTGTTGATGATATACCTGTTTTCGGTTTTAGTATTGAGTTCGACTGA
This Candidatus Zixiibacteriota bacterium DNA region includes the following protein-coding sequences:
- a CDS encoding DUF1295 domain-containing protein; its protein translation is MPTNFSAKELRPFRDRDVAWFTPLLPFVFGGVIYLLILLAMYLESVLPLPELYLHFSLARKAVGSVLAVVGMTFFTLGTGRGVLFLRKKRGRPFINSGVFKYTRNPSYFGTMITLFGVSFIMNSISMLLIAVAVLLIFTISVQITDQIMLRIYGEDFVRYKESTPRFIPAVNMLFRNIFGLD